From Melospiza melodia melodia isolate bMelMel2 chromosome 2, bMelMel2.pri, whole genome shotgun sequence:
ATCCCAAAGTGGTGGAAATACCATTTAACTCTACCAACAAGTACCAGGTAAGCAGGTGTGCTCTTGAAAGGAGAGCTGCTGTGTGAAGTGCTTGTGTGAATTTGTACACAGTTTGCCTGAAAACTTGTTCTGGCACCCAAATCTTGTCTAGCCATTACTTGCTTGAAGACTGTTCTATAAATCTAAGTTTACCATATTTGCACCTGTGGGAGCTGCACTGACACTAAGGTGTTAGCTGCTAACAAAGGATCAGACATGCTCTCAACCTTTGTAGCAGTAGTGCACAGAGCATGGAGTAACTCAGATCTGGGAATAGGAGTGAACTGCTGGGAAGTGACCTTAACAGGTGACGCTTGAATGCAGAACAGGTCATTACAACACCTGCAGTTACACATTAATGCCAAAGAATGCTCAGATTCCTTAGTTTGTGAACCTCTTTAAAGTGTGGGTAAATGAAAACTAGAGCAGAGTATCATGAATGGCCCTGAGCTGCCATAGTTGCAGAACACTGATGTTGATTACTGCGTCCTTCACAGTACATGTTCATGGAACAGATTCATTTCTTCCACCCATAGCTGTCTATCCACAAAAACGCTAATCCATCAGAATCCCGTTACTTGCTGGTGATGAAGGGAGCTCCAGAGAGGATCTTGGATCGCTGCAGCACTATTCTTATCCATGGCAAAGAGCAACCACTGGATGAGGAAATGAAAGATGCTTTTCAGAATGCCTACCTTGAGTTGGGAGGCCTTGGGGAGAGAGTGTTAGGTAAGGAAAAACAGCCTGATTACCTTGGAAAAGATTGGTCCTTCATGTTCCTGTGCAGTCCTCACAGATTAAGTGAAGGGTCACTCTGTTCCTGCAGTGTAACCATAGAATTAAGGTCACTTCAGCAATCCATGTAGGGACAGTCTTGCCTTTAATCTAAAAGTCAGCCTGCAGGGTCTGGTCTGTGAAGTCAGCAGCGAAGTCATGTAGATCAAAATGCAGCAAAGCATTTGGGACCTTCCATGGGACCACACAGTGTTGGGTTTATTCCACTGCACGGGAACCAGGCTGTGTCTGGGCACCTAGCCACAGCTGGTAGCTATCGGGATAGGAGCGTGACTCCTGTCTCAACAGCCCTGGCTAAACCTCTGCCTAAGCTGCCCTGTTATTCTTGCACAGCTGTTTGCAGAAGCAGTAAGTGTTCACTCTCTGCCTCCTGATGTGTAGGAACAAAGTAAATGTGGGTTTGATGTGTTACAGGATTCTGCCACTTGGCTCTGCCTGATGATCAGTTCCCTGAAGGCTTCCAGTTTGATACGGACGACCTCAACTTCCCTGTAGAGAAACTCTGCTTTGTAGGACTGATGTCTATGATTGACCCACCTCGTGCTGCTGTGCCGGATGCTGTTGGCAAATGCAGAAGTGCTGGGATCAAGGTAATTTATTCCTGGGTTGAAAATCACCTCACTTCATACCTGGGGAAATAAAGGGCTTCCTTGACCTCTTGTATTACTGTAATGTGAGTGGATGAAGGAATTGATCAGGATTTAACTACTGCTACTTCAGGCTTAATTTCCAAGTTAAATACAAATGGTTGTGTGTTCATGAACTGAAAAATGAGTGAAACTCCAAACTGCTAGGGCCCTGGCAGGTGCTGAGAGCATGGTGTCCCAAAGCACATGATTTGGCTTAGAGTGCCACAGTACTGACTAAAATGAGAAGGAAGCACAGGCTGGAGACAGAACTAGCTCCATTAGCTCAACATGGGCAATTTCTCGTCTTCTATCCACCTCAATCCCTTGCATAGTGGTAGCAGGTTACAGGCTGCACCTCAGACTTGCTCTGCACTAGGGCTCGCAAGTAGAACAAAAGACGTGTGGCCTTTCCAGTGTAAGGGACTCTGCCTTTAGggcagtgctgctctgcagggcaggcaaGGCTTCCATGGCAGTCTGTTTGCATTTCAGGTTATCATGGTTACTGGAGACCACCCAATCACAGCCAAAGCCATTGCCAAGGGTGTCGGCATCATCTCCGAGGGCAATGAAACAGTAGAAGATATTGCTGCTCGACTCAACATTCCTGTCAGCCAGGTCAACCCTAGGTAATGTCTGCTGGGAAAGGCCAGACCTGTTCAAAGAATTCTGCATTtgcctctctccttgccttggaTAATCCCTCAGCATCTCCCCTCTGTACACGAAAAGATTGGCGTTTGCTTAGCTCAGCATATTGTTGCTCTGCAATGTGTATCATGAGTTATGTGAAGAATGCACAAAAGATTGCATTAAATGTGCGTGTCTTGTGTGTGGGAAATACTTAAGAGTAAGACTGTAGGAGAGCAAAGGGAGCAGGATTTATGCCAGGTAGAGGAGTTGACACTAGTGTGTAGCTACAAGCAGAATAAATGTAAGAAGGGAATTCCTTCCTCTTAAGGGTTAATGCTTGTCTTCATAGCCTAGCTGGGACTGAGGCATCCTCAGAAAATGTGCTTTGGCATAAGTAGGCTGTTTGCAGAATGGCTGGGCTGTCTGCATTGCTTAGCTTGACCCAGCCTGTGTTTGGGCTGGAGGACAGCCATGTAGCTTATGAACTGTGAATAGAGACACCCTGTGAAATGaaattgcttggggtttttttttttggttggttctttttctttttagatttTGAGGGTAACTTCAAAACCCAGCAGTGCAGGCTGGGGTTGGCCGGGCTCTGTGACTGAGCAGGTCAGCAGCTGGCTCTAAGGGTGGGGAAGGAATTTCCCTGTCTAAACTGGGTGATGTCAAGAGCTGTGTGGACAGTCTCCTAGACCTATAAGGGATGGTATGCTGGGCTGGAGAGAGATGGTATTTTGCTGCAGCATGTAGGGTACCAAACCAGTCTAAATATAACATTGCATGCTTTTGTGGCCAAAGGGTGTAAATTAGTTGGAACTTGCATGGTGTGAACACTCTGTGAGGTACCATGTGTCACCAGTCACATGGTCATCAGTCTATTGCAAAAAGATTGCCTGCTGAAGACAGCAGCATCTCTTGAAACCTTGGAAGCTAACTACCTGAGCCAGGAGTTCCTTTTTTTTGAGAGAGGCTGAGATTTGTGGGAACAACTAGTCTTTGCTTTGATGCCTTTTAGAAAGCTATGGAAAGAATTAATTTGCTCATGAGGGTTTTTGTCTGTTGCTTGGTTCTGTTTTGTTGtctttttcttggtgttcctcaTCTGCCTCTCAAAATTTTGAGCATCCAACCTCTGTGCAGAGGCTGCCTGGAGATTAGTATTTAGTCATAGCAGAAGTTGGTCTTTCTCAGAGCACTGAAGAACCTTATTTTTATGGGGCAAGTTCAGCTAATGAGAAACTTACTGCAAAATAAAACATACCTTATCTTGTTTTCAGGGATGCCAAAGCTTGTGTGGTTCATGGCTCAGATTTGAAGGACATGACTAGCGAGCAATTGGATGACATCCTGCTTCACCACACAGAAATTGTCTTTGCCAGGACATCTCCTCAGCAGAAGCTTATCATTGTGGAAGGCTGCCAGCGACAGGTAAAGAGAGGGAGAGTAAGGATGTCATAGTAGAGAAGTGCCCAGACATTTATATGTAAACTACCAGGCTGTTCTGCTGTTGAAGTGCTAGGGCTAAGTCTCCTCAGTGCCCTCATGTAAAGAGCCAGATTAAATCTGTCTGTCAGCAGCCTTCAGCTGCTGATGTCAGGCTGCTCTACAATACATAAATATAAGGGTCTGACAGGAAAACATCTTCAGTTTGTACTGAGGCTTTCTTTTGATCCTAGGATGTTCATTAGTAAACTTAATTCCTAAATTCTCTGGATGTGCTTGGGAGAGGAGGATCCAACATGCTCATGTGTTGTCCAGTATCTCCTTTCAAGAGAGCAGCATGGTTCCCTTGATGAGCCTGATCAGAACAGGGAAAGGGTGAGGGGAGGGCAAGGAGGAACTGAGGTCTCTTTTACAGCAAGGTGAAATAGTTTTTTGTGCTTCATCTGTAAGGTAGGAGAACACTTTTCTGCCAAAAACATGTCTTACGTGATGATTTCAGTCTTGCTGTTCCTCTCTTTGTGACTAGGGTGCCATTGTAGCAGTCACAGGTGATGGTGTGAATGATTCCCCAGCCCTGAAGAAGGCTGACATTGGTGTTGCTATGGGTATTGCTGGCTCAGATGTCTCCAAGCAGGCAGCTGACATGATTCTCCTGGATGACAACTTTGCCTCCATTGTCACTGGGGTTGAAGAAGGTGAGTCTATAACTTGTGTGCAGTGCTGGTAAAGTAACATGCTTCAGCATCCCCTCTGAAATAGAGGCACCTGGGGGGGTCTTTGAGCTTGCTTCCATGACAAGAGTTTTCAAGGAGAGGAGCACTTTTCCTTCTCCCTTCAAGGTTTTATTTCTTTCCATGGGTGTTCTGCATGACCCTTTGGGGATGGGTAAGAGTAGGAAGCAGCTGAGTAACAAAAGCACTTTGTGCTGTTGCCTAACACGTGACCTTACAGTCATCTCTGCCAGCTGAGTGTGACGTTTTCCTCCCTGATGGAGAAGTAGCTCTCAAACAGGAGCAGAACAGAGGGTCCTCCAGGGGCTCTTGATGTCCAGAAACCAAGGCTGTATGCAGTGAGCCCTGAGTGCTGTGACCAAAGTGTCACTGTCCACAGGTGTTGTGGTGCGTGGAGCAGTCTCACCCTTACATACGAGAGAACCCTTTAATTTGCTGCAGTAGCATTTTGCCATTTGGTGTTAGCACTGAGGCTGCCTGTGAGCTGCTTGGCTGCCTTCTGCTGACAAGTGAGAGTTACCCTGCGCTCTCTTCCTTGCCCCAGGTCGTCTGATCTTTGATAACCTGAAGAAGTCTATTGCCTACACCTTGACCAGTAACATTCCTGAAATCACGCCGTTCCTGATCTTCATCATTGCAAACATACCCCTTCCTCTGGGAACAGTCACCATCCTCTGCATTGACTTGGGCACTGACATGGTGAATGTGGTTTTTTTGTCTCAAGAAAAAATGTGCATGTTCTTAGGTACCCTAAAGAAAGGACAGGTGGAAGGAAAATGCTTAAATAATTTCCTCTAGTGTTCTGATTTAAAGTAAGGGACCATCTGATACTCCTTTTATTCACATTCATCTCATGGCTCTTGAGTCTGAGGATCTTTCAGCTCCTTGTAAGGACAAactggggaaagggaagggggtaAGGTCCTTTTGGAATATCCCTTTTGTTGGGGAGTGTTGTTTCTGGCACTGAGTACATGGGACAGGGAAAACTCAATACAGTGGAGAGTTGAAACTCTTCTAAGAGCAGTCTGCCACCCTCAGGTCCCTGCTATCTCCCTGGCATACGAGCAAGCAGAGAGTGACATCATGAAGAGGCAGCCCAGAAATCCCAAAACAGACAAGCTGGTGAATGAACGGCTGATCAGCATGGCCTATGGGCAGATTGGTAAGCTGCTCTGTTTTCTCTGGCACCAGTTTGAACTTGGTGGTAGCAGGGGTTGTACACACTCTTGAGTCAGTGACTGCTCTGCTTATTTTGGTAGGGTTGAGGTTTGGGGTGTGTAAACCAGAACCTCAGGCTGTAAAGAACTTGCAATGATTCTTCCCCCATGGCTTATAGCGGTGGCTTGTGCAGCTTGATCCATTGAATCGCTTTCACAGTAATTTTGTTTAATTGCACAGCGCTGTAAAGGAACTGGCTGGCAACCAGCTCTCCTCTGGTTCAGACTTGTTCAGCAAGAACATAGATCCCATTGTTAGTTTAATTAGAAGTAAAGGATTCTCTCCAGCGTATCCCTAAACACACAGCATTAGGAGCTTTGATTAAAGGCAACTACAGAGATGTGCCCAGTTCACAGGATGGGAGCTCAGGCTTAATTGCAGCAGACCTTGGGAACCTTCTTGACTGCATTTTGCAAGGGTTGGGGGTGGGCAAGGCATAATAAGAATACAAAGGGAGTTTTATCTTGTGTCCTTGAGTATGGTGCCATCACAGCAAAGGGCCGGAACAGAAGTAACTCTGTACAAAGTTGGGGGCAGAAGCTGCTCAGCAAAAGGATTACAGCTGAGTTTGATGTTAGTGTGAACTATTTCTACAGCTGCTGCTTGGGACATAGAGCACTGCAAGGAGTAATTTTTAAGGTGGTTAGGGTTGCCTACAAACTGTTGTTCTGTTATAATTGTTCTGCACAGTAGCCTCATCAGTTTTATCATCCTTTCTTACCTGTTTAGGTATGATCCAGGCCCTTGGAGGTTTCTTCACCTATTTTGTAATCATGGCAGAGAATGGGTTCTGGCCTTCTGGCTTGCTAGGGCTCAGAGTTCAGTGGGATGACAGGTGGATTAATGATGTGGAAGACAGCTATGGGCAGCAATGGGTGAGTTTTGAGGCACAGCCTAGAGGCTGCCAGGCAGAATATTAACATCTGCTGAACCTGATGTGAGCACCAGAGAGCAAAGGCAGTGTGTCTGAACAAATGTTCTCTGCTTTGTCTTCTTCCTAGACCTATGAGCAGAGGAAAATAGTGGAGTTCACTTGCCACACAGCCTTCTTTGTCAGCATCGTGGTCGTGCAGTGGGCAGACTTGATCATTTGCAAGACTCGGAGAAACTCTGTCTTCCAGCAGGGGATGAAGTAAGTCAGCCTGTCCATGGAGAAGATTGAGAATTGAACTCTGTGTGTTCTCCGGCGCACAGCACTCTAGTTCTtcatcccagcagtgtctgggTGTTTGGGCAGAAGTCTTGACCAAGACTGCCTTGGTAGTGGGTAAAAGACTGGGTGCTCTCTTATGGCACTTTGTTGGCAGGCTGAGACACTGAGACAAAGAAATGGTGGCTGCTGTTGGCATTGTCTGTTGGCATTGTCTGTGGAAGCTAGCCCACCTCACTAGCCCACAGACACTCCAGCACACAGCCTTGATCTCCTGATCTTGTACATCAAGAGATCTCATGGCATAaactccagctgcctcctgaattTGTGATGAAAGTAATTGCTGGTTGATTTGATAATGAGCTGTCTCTGAAAAGACTTAAAATACCATCATGGTAACTCTGCAGTTGGCTTGGATGGATGGCCTGGTGGTCCCCACCTTCTGGGCTGGACTGGAATGTCTGTTTCCATTCACTCCCATGTGGCAGCTAGGTTGTTTTTTAGGAGGTAATCTCTGAAAGTACTTTGTTCTTGACTTCTTTCCTGTCTCTTCTAGGAACAAGATCTTAATATTTGGTCTCTTTGAGGAGACTGCTCTGGCTGCCTTCCTGTCCTACTGCCCTGGGATGGATGTTGCTCTAAGGATGTATCCTCTGAAGTAAGTTGCATCATGCTTTTTGTGTAACAGATTGTACCACAGAACAATAGTGCTTGTGTGGGGAGATGGATAAAAGTAGTTGTGAACCAGTGGAGCATCAAACCTAGTCTTAAAGAGTTCAGGTTAGAGGGTGTCTGTGATCCTTTGCTGTCCTGTGGCACAcggggtttttttttcactgtgtgTGGAATGTTTATGAGGAGCCTCCTGTTCAGTGCCTCACTAAAAATCAGTGATAGAACTTCAGTACCAGTGTGCTCTAGTGCAGCTGCCTCTTGCACTTATTTCCTGGTGTATTTTTATGGGAAGGGTACTGCACCTCCAAAGAAAGCCAGTGGCGTTGTGTGATTCATAGGCCAGATGACTCCTGGGTACTGAAGAACTGCTGATGACGTCTTGTGCTTTTTTCCTACATCCCTTGGGAAGAGAACAAGTAGTAAAGTCTTTTAAAAGCTGCTGCGTAGATGCAGATGACCAGTTGATGCACACTAACTTTCCTAATGGTTGGGAAGGTGCCAATATTTCAAGTGTTGCTCAACAGCATTGCAACACTTCATGGCAGAGTTTAGTCTTAAGCCAGAGGACTGTTCAAAGTTTAAATGTCATGAAatcttcatggaaaaaaaaataaatcctggtaCATCTTGCATTCCAAGAGTTGGGTGCTGAAGTGTGAGCGTTTCCTAACAGGAAAGCTggcctctgcccagtgcctgcAGCAGCTGGATGTTAGTATGTGTAAATCACGAGGGGAAACAGTACAGTTCCAGCCAGCAAGGCTCTGGGCACAAAGGTTGTGTACTTAGGGGAAGTATTGCTTGATTGGTAGGTGGGGAGGTGCTGGTACAGAGATGAGCAAAGGTGCCATGACACACCTTGTGTTGGAATTATTATCCAAAAGTGAATTAATCTATTGCAGCAGAAAACCTGGTAGTAATTCTTGGCTTGGAGGATTCTTGACTGAACTGGCAAGCTGGGTCATGCCAGCCTTCTTGCCCTCGAGTGTGCCATCCAgtcacagctgtgccaggccaAGAGCATCTCCATAGCCCGTGTTCTCACTGTCTCCTCTCCCAAACAGGCCGACCTGGTGGTTCTGTGCTTTCCCATACTCCCTCCTCATCTTCGTGTATGATGAAGTCAGAAAGCTCATTATCAGGCGCAACCCTGGCGGTAAGAATCTGCTGCTCACCTCTGTGTTCCCTTCCCCACCTCTTCATGCTGCTGAGTTCTCCAGAAACCCCAGCAAAGCTTGGGGACCCCTGAACACTATTTGGGGCTGTATTTTGCTGTGTTTTCCCCTTCCTCAACATTAATTGTGCAGTTAGTTCAAATTAAGGCCTTCTTGCTATCTCTACATTCTTTCCCATTATATAAAAGTATAGATGCGCTGAAGTAGATGGAAAAGACTGATTAATGCTTGGATAGCTCTAGAAAGCTGGAAGAGTTCCTGAAAGCTGGAGAATATAAATTTGGCAAGATTTCCCCATTGTGGCAGGTCACTTATTAGCTCAGGTGCTACAGTACAAGTTTTCAAGAACCTAGAAGGAGCTCTCATGAGCCTCATACTTGGTTTGCCTTGAGACTAACTCTGctttctccctccttttccttCAGGCTGGGTGGAAAGAGAGACCTACTACTAAAAAGTACCTGTAAAACATTCCACGCACAGCCCATGCCACCTCTCCACCATCTCCCCTGTGTGCATACTTCATCTTTGCAAGAGCAGTACTGTGTCTGAGCAGGAGTGAGCTGAAAACTAAAGGAAACATGAAGAAACATGGACTGGAGGAGAAAGCAAGGGGGAGGTTGGGGTGGGGGGGAAGTGTCCGACCATCAGTCCAGGGGGATGAGAGTTTGAGTAGTTTTATGTGCCTTTATGTTTTTGTAAAAGGAAACCGAAGATTTTATATGTGGATTTTTACAAATAAAGATGGATTATAAGAGGATGCCCCCACATGGTCTTAGGTGAATGTTTTTCTCGAGGCAAAAACTGGTTCAGGGCAGCCTCTCCACCCTGGCTTAGGGTGTGGTGGTGAGTGCAAGGGTTAGTCCCTGGCTTCCTGTTTTTGTAATAGGGAAGCAGAGCTGCTTGACCCACAGACAACAGCATGTGTAAAAGCTCATTGCCTAAAGTGACAAACTGCTGCCAGCACTTGGATCTCACAGCTCAGGAAGCTTCCTTGGCTGTGCATCTTGGCTTCTTTGAGCAAATGGAGCATTGAGTGGAGAGAAGAGCTGGCCTGCCTTAAGGGGCTCTATGCTGGGTTCTGACTGAGAGCAAGCTTCCACTGACTGGCACTTGGATCCAAGCAGCCTTGTTCTCAAAATCAACACCGATTTTTTTGCTTGCTTAGCCAAGCAAGGGATAGTGTTTCCTGGTGACCTCTGTGCATGGCACATGCCCTGTCCTCATACTGACTCGTGCCTCCTGTGGAATGAGGGCAGGGGCTGATCATGGATTCTGCATCCTCCACTTTTGAGGAAGGCATTGCTGTTGTCTGGGGTCTGAGCTGCCTCTGTGAGCTGAAGTGAGTCATGCTGCTTCCCTCTGAGTATCTAACCTTTTTCCTGTATGCTTTGATTTACTGTTAATGCCTGTATGGCTCTCTTTTGTGAGAACTCTGTCAGAGAGCTGGCCTTTTGCATGTGGGCAGTCACCATGAAGTCCTAACTATTCATTGCTCCTCGTGCTGTTATGCTAAAGGAAGCTGGAGATGCTTCAAGCCCTGTTCCTGAACTACTGGCCTGTGCCCCTCTTAGATATGTGTCTATCTCTGCAAAGGATCACTAAACCACAGCACTGAAAGGCTCTGCAATTAAAACTCCATGTTGTCATCCCTCTTTCCTCataaatttttggttttttaaggtGGTGTTTTAAAGCTGGGTTGCTTACCTCATGTACTGAGCAATATAAACTCAGAAAGCACTAGGGAGGGAAAAAATCAGAAGTTGAGGGTGGCAACTGTTTCACTTTGTCTTGGACACGCTACTGTGGAACCCCCAGTTGGAGatgattaaaaataataataaagtctTCCAATTGTTGGAGTCTGCCCATGCTAACAGTTGAATTGATGCAACTGAGCGTGCGGTGATCCCAGCTGGGAAGGGGAGATGATGAGTTGTACTAAGGGAGGAACCAAAAAAGGTGGGATGTGTGTTACTGGGTCTGATGATGACTGAGGGGCGACGCAGAAATGACACTCAGTCCACCCAGGCGTGACACTTCCTTGACTCGGGCATTACACTTCCTTAAACGTTATGGTCCGTGCCTGAGGCCCGCTGCAGTGAAGTTGCAAAATCAGTGTTGGTTTTCAGatgctggcaaaaaaaagaagaaaaaaaagtcctGTTACTCTCCCTGACATTTCAGCTTTAAACAGCCTTAGCACTGGGCTTCTCACTGAGACTCAAAGGTGTGGGTGAGGAGGGACCCCTGAAGgtccagctgctgctcagagcatccTGGCCAGAGCTGACCCCCTCCCCAGTGGCCCCAGGGCTCCTTGTTGGGCTGTCCTTGTGCTGCACTGTAGTTGAGGCTCCTTTCCAGACACATCCAACCACATCTTGCAGGAATGCTTTTTTGGCTACAGTTGCTGCTCAGGAGttccagctcacctggacatctCACACTAGTCCAGGAGCATTTCTTGCACTTCATGCTGTGACTCACCAGTTTAGTTGCCATCTTCCAAAAGAAAACTACTCTGAAGCCGAGTCTGGACAAGCAGTGACTCATGTTAGAGGAAAGCTTCACCCCACTGTGCCCTGACATCCTTTCCTGGgtaaggggctgagggagctgtggctggGGTGGATGGGGCTCCAATGCCTGGGGAAGGGAGCAGGTAACCAGGACCAGGGTGTGGTAGAGAAGGCAATGGAGGATGTTCTGTACGGGCTCTAGGTGCTGGTCAACATTCACAAGCTAAGTAATGAGCAGCAATTAGAGACAGCATTTACAGCAGCTTCCCTTTAGCACAGTGAGCTCCCATCACATGGCTGAGCTCACCCTGACTTTTTTCCCACCCTCAAAGGGCAAGATGTGCCTATGATGGCAACACCATCTCCTTTAGCCTGAAGTGACATGGAAGGTATTGCAGGCGATGCCCATGACTCACCACCCAGCAAAGGAACCTGAAATAGCATCCTGTGTGGATGGACCCCACA
This genomic window contains:
- the ATP1A1 gene encoding sodium/potassium-transporting ATPase subunit alpha-1, coding for MGKGAGRDKYEPTATSEHGGKKKGKKERDMDELKKEVVMDDHKLSLDELHRKYGTDLNRGLTTARAEEILARDGPNALTPPPTTPEWVKFCKQLFGGFSLLLWIGAILCFLAYGIQSLMEEEPNNDNLYLGIVLAAVVIITGCFSYYQEAKSSKIMESFKNLVPQQALVVRNGEKMSINAEGVVVGDLVEVKGGDRIPADLRIISAHGCKVDNSSLTGESEPQTRSPDFSHENPLETRNIAFFSTNCVEGTARGIVISTGDRTVMGRIASLASGLEGGKTPIAMEIEHFIHLITGVAVFLGVSFFILSLILEYTWLEAVIFLIGIIVANVPEGLLATVTVCLTLTAKRMARKNCLVKNLEAVETLGSTSTICSDKTGTLTQNRMTVAHMWFDNQIHEADTTENQSGASFDKSSATWTALSRIAGLCNRAVFQAGQENVPILKRAVAGDASESALLKCIELCCGSVKQMRERYPKVVEIPFNSTNKYQLSIHKNANPSESRYLLVMKGAPERILDRCSTILIHGKEQPLDEEMKDAFQNAYLELGGLGERVLGFCHLALPDDQFPEGFQFDTDDLNFPVEKLCFVGLMSMIDPPRAAVPDAVGKCRSAGIKVIMVTGDHPITAKAIAKGVGIISEGNETVEDIAARLNIPVSQVNPRDAKACVVHGSDLKDMTSEQLDDILLHHTEIVFARTSPQQKLIIVEGCQRQGAIVAVTGDGVNDSPALKKADIGVAMGIAGSDVSKQAADMILLDDNFASIVTGVEEGRLIFDNLKKSIAYTLTSNIPEITPFLIFIIANIPLPLGTVTILCIDLGTDMVPAISLAYEQAESDIMKRQPRNPKTDKLVNERLISMAYGQIGMIQALGGFFTYFVIMAENGFWPSGLLGLRVQWDDRWINDVEDSYGQQWTYEQRKIVEFTCHTAFFVSIVVVQWADLIICKTRRNSVFQQGMKNKILIFGLFEETALAAFLSYCPGMDVALRMYPLKPTWWFCAFPYSLLIFVYDEVRKLIIRRNPGGWVERETYY